The Rubidibacter lacunae KORDI 51-2 sequence CTCCGACGATCGCAGTCAGTTCAACCCCGCTCGCTACTACGACCTAAGCATCGATCTGGGCGACGGCTCGCTCGACCCCGGCGACTCCACGGTAACCGAGGTAACGACGCTGCTCGGTCCCGACCTGCAGCCGTTCCCAGAATCCAGCCTCGACCCGGAAGGGATTGCACTGACTGAAATCGGCTCGCTGTTCATTTCCTCGGAAGGCGACGCCAATGCGCTCATCGATCCGTTCGTCAACGAGTTTGCCCTCGACGGCCGGCAACTGAACGAACTGCCTGTTTCCGATAAGTTCCTACCTACAGCGGACCAAAGCTCGGGCATCCGCAACAATGCAGCCTTTGAAAGCCTGACAATCTCTCCGGACCAGCGCTTCCTCTACACTGCAACCGAGGATGCCCTCTTCCAAGACGGTCCGCGGGCATCCCTAGATCGCGAGGGCTTCTCGCGCATCGTCCAGTACGACCTGGAGACGGGCGAGGTCCTTAAGGAAATCATCTACGAACTCGAGCCGATCGCCGCACCCCCCATTCCGGAAGACGCTTTCGCCGTCAACGGTTTGGTCGAGTTGTTGGCGGTAGACAATGCTGGCACGCTGCTAGCGCTGGAGCGATCGTTCTCTGCTGGCGTAGGCAATAGTATCCGTCTCTACGAAATCCAGCTCCAGAACACCACCGATGTCAGGGGTATTGATGGCATTGCAGACGAAACCGGCGCCCCGTTCGACGTGGACGCGATCGCCGAAAAGCGTCTCCTCGCCGACTTTGGCGGTCTTGAGATCGTCCAAGACAACATCGAGGGCATGACGCTCGGTCCGGTGCTGCCGGACGGTCGCCAAAGTCTGATTATCGTCAGCGACAATAACTTCAACGACACGCAGGTCACGCAGGTACTGGCATTCGCGATCGAAACCAAGACCGTGCCGGTTGTGGAGCCGACCCTGGAAACACCACCGTTGCTCCGTTTTGAAAACCCTGCCGACCCGCAGGAAGAGCTGTTTGACGCCGACGACCCGGCAATTTATATCCACCCGACCGACCCGGACGCGAGCTTCGTCATCACCGCGCTCAAGAACGGCGGCTTTGCCGTGTATGACCTCACCGGTCAAGAACTCCAGCTCGTGGCGCCGGACAACATCCGCTACAACAACGTCGATCTGGTCTACAACTTCGAGTTGGGCAGCGAGACGGTCGATCTAGCAGTGTTCTCCGATCGCCGCAATGACAGCCTCGAGGTGTACCGAATCGACCCAGCAACCGGTCAGCTGAACGACGTGACGGCAGCTCCGCTGCTCAACCCGGCGTTTTCGATCTTCGGCGTCGACGATGGCGAAGCCACTGCTTACGGCTTGGTAACTTACACCAGTCCGGTTTCCGGCACCGACTACGCCTTCACAACCCAAGCGGACGGCAATCTCGTTGCCCAACTCGAACTCGTTGCCACTTCCGGCGGTTTGGTCGATGCCCGCGTCGTGTGCACCCTGGAACTGCCCGTTCCCACAGGCGACCCAGAAGATTCGCAATCGGAAGGATTGGTCATCGATCGCGAGACGGGCACGGGCTATGTTGCGCTTGAAGAGGAAGTCGGTATCCTCAAGTTTGCAGCCGAGCCCAATGGCGGCGATGACTTTACACTGGTACAGCCGATTAGCAGCAGCCGCGACCTTACCCAAGTCGACTCCAGCTTCGTCCAGACTGACACCTCGCCAGTGGTCCCTGACATTGAAGGACTGACCATTTACTACGGCGAGGATGGCGAAGGCTACTTGATTGCTTCCAGCCAAGGCGACAACACCTACTCGGTGTTCGCTCGCGAGGAGCCGAATGAGTTCTTAGGCAGTTTCGCGATCGGCGAAAACAATGGCGTTGACGGCGTTCAGGAAAGCGACGGTCTCGACATTATTAACGTGCCGATTGGCGGCTTTGAGTCGGGGCTGCTGGTGGTGCAAGATGGCTCTGCGGAACGGCAAGTTGTCTTCCAAGACCCCGAAGACGGCGAGATCCAAAACTTTGCGGCGAATTTCAAGTATGTCAGTCTTGACGAAATTGCCGAAACCCTTAATCTCGATCTCGACCCCGATGGTTTTGACCCGCGCAATCCCCAGGCACAGTCCCTGGTCAACGACATCGCCAGCGGCGATACGACGCAAGACTCGACAGTGCTCTGGGCGCGAAGCACGTTTCTAGGCGAGGTCACCTTTGAGGTGTCGACCGACCCCAGCTTCGGCACGATCCTGGAAACCGTAACGGCGACGGTGACGGACGCGAGCCTCCCGGTCAAAGTCGAGATCGACGACCTCAACCCCGGCACCCAATACGTTTACCGCGTCACCGATGCAGCAGGTGCTGCGGCAACCGGGCGCTTCCGCACCTCCGATGAGTTGGGCACCTTCGACGGTTTGCGCTTCGGCGTCACCGGCGACTGGCGCGGTGAAATCGCCCCCTACCCAGCCATTGCCAACGCACCGGGTCGCAATCTTGAGTTTTTCGTCGAGCACGGCGACACGATTTACGCCGACTTCGGCTCGCCGGCACTGCTGAATCCCGACGGCACGCGCAAGCAGCAAGCTGAAACCCTCGAGGATTACCGCGCCAAGTACGTTGAGGTTTATGGCTCGCGCTTCGGGCTCAATGCTTGGGGCGACCTGCGGTCATCAACCTCGATTTTAGCCACCATCGACGACCACGAAGTCATCAACGATTTCGCCGGCGGCGCGACGGCCGACACCGACGATCGCTTCCCGGAAACCGCAGGACTCATCAACGACACGCAACTCTACGAGAACGGACTGCAAGCGTTCCAAGAGTACAAACCGCTCCGCGACGAGTTCTATGGCGAGACCGGTGAGGAGCTGACGGCTAACGAGCGTCAGTTATACCGGTTCAATACCTACGGCAGCGATGCAGCAACCTTCGTGCTCGACAACCGCTCCTTCCGCGACCCGGTTTTGGCAGGCCCGAACTTGACCGACCCCGCAGACGTCGGGCGCTTCCTGACCGAGTCGCTGACGTTAGATCGCACGATGCTGGATGAGGTGCAGCTCGAGGACTTGCTGGATGATTTGCTGCAAGCCGAGCAGAACGGCATCACTTGGAAGTTCGTAATGGTGCCCGAGCCGATCCAGGAGCTAGGCCTGTTCAATGCCGATGCCTTTGAGGGTTACGCTCAAGAGCGCACGGAGATCCTCAGCTTCATTGAGGACAACAACATCAATAACGTGGTGTTTGTGGCAGCAGATATTCACGGCACCTTCATCAACAACCTGACCTACCAGGAGGTTCCGGGTGGCGAGCGAATTCCCACCGGGGCGTTCGAGATCACTACGGGGTCGGTAGGCTTCAACGAGCCATTCGGACAATCAGCTATCCAAGTTGCCGCCGAGCTGGGGCTGATTTCGGAGGAGGAATTGGCATTCTACAACTCCCTCCCGATCGCGCCTGACCCCGACAATATCCCCGACGATCGCGACGATTTCCTCGTCCAAGCACTGACGGACCTAGCGATTGAGCCGTTCGGCTTTGACCCCATCGGGCTGGAGGAAAACCTTCCAGGTGCCGAGGGCCGCATTGATGCCACCCTCCTGCAAGGGGGCTACACGGCTGCGCACACTTTCGGCTGGAGCGAGTTCGATATCGATCCAGTAACGCAGGTGCTAACCGTGACCACCTATGGCATCGAGTCGTACTCAGAAGCCGAGCTGCTCGCGGATCCGGAGGCAATCCTTGCGCGGACGCCGCAGGTTGTCAGTCAGTTCGAAGTCGTTCCCCAAAACTTCGACCTGCCCTTAGTCGGACCGATGCCTGCCTTCGGCACGATAGGTCCGGATCGGCTGGATTCCGCCATCGGCGATTTCAACCAAAGTAATGCAGCGGTCTTTGGTGGTTCGGGCAACGACCTCATCGATAACACCACCGGCGGCAACAGTCGGATCTACGGAGGTTCTGGAGTCAACGAAATCTTAGGAGGTACGGGCGATCGCATCGTCAGCGGCAGCGGTCCAGACACAATCGACACGACAGCCGGCGGGGGCGGGAACCGCATCTATAGCTTGGCGGGCAACGATATCATCTTCCTCGGCAGCGGCGATCGCGCGATCGCGGGTGCGGACGACGACCAAATCTTCACGATCGGCGGCGGCAACACCTTAACCGGCAGCCAGGGTTCCGACTTATTCGGGGTAGTCAATGCCCAGTTGCCGGAAGAGGAGAACACCATTACCGACTTCGAGGTCGGCATCGACACGATCGGCATCGCGGGCGTTGGGGCTTCCTTCGCAGATTTGACGATTGGCGGCGAGACTGACGGGACAATCGCGCTGAACGGTACGCCTCTGGCAACCTTGCTGGGCGTCCCGGGCAGTAGCTTGTCGGCAGGAGACTTTACGTTCGAATAAGGAAGAACGATTCGGTATCTAGGCGCTGCGATCGCGCTGCTGGGGACACTGCGTTCGAACGCAGTCATTGGGTGGGATCTCCAGCCCGAAAGCGTGCGGTGGAGAAAAGGAGCAGCGGCGATCGCGCCGAAACACAACGGGGTAACCAACCCTTAACTTTCATCGGGTATCCCAACTAGGCAGGAGAGATTATCCACTGCTGACCGCTGCTGCTCTTCCAGCTCCGCAATCGAAATTGGGCTTCGCCGAGCGATCGTTCGCAATCGATGAGCAGCTAATATCACGCTGCCTGGCATTCATCTTCCCTTAGGCGATCGGTGCCAGTATCGGCGCTAGCTCTCGTTCTTCGGAATTCCAGCGACGGCGACTCAATGAGGCAGTTACACGATCCTCAGACAGCATATTGCGAGGAACCGTTCAACATTATGGAACGACATTCGGGAGCGCTCTTGTGACTTTATAGAAGTCCTTCCTTTTTAGCCATGTACAGCACTAGATCGATGACTCGGTTAGAGTAGCCCCACTCGTTGTCGTACCAAGACACGACCTTGAAAAAGTTGGAGTTCAGACCGATACCAGCCTTGGCATCAAAGATGCTAGAGCGGGGGTCGGTACGAAAATCCATAGACACTAGCGGCTTGTCGGTGTAGCCGAGAATGTCCTTCAGCTCTCCCTCAGAGGCAGCTTTCATGACCGCACAGATGTCGTCGTACGTGGTCGGCTTGCTCGTCGCGATCGTGAGATCGACCACCGAGACATCAGGAGTCCCAACCCGGAACGCCATGCCCGTCAGCTTTCCTTTCAACTCGGGTAACACCAAGGCAACTGCCTTAGCAGCTCCAGTCGAGGAAGGAATGATGTTCTGGCTGGCGCCCCGTCCGCCGCGCCAGTCTTTTTTACTAGGACCATCAACCGTAGGTTGGGTGACGGTCATGGAGTGAACGGTCGTCATCAAGCCTTCCGCAATCCCGAAGTTGTCATTCAAGACCTTGGCGACGGGAGCCAAGCAATTGGTCGTACAACTTGCATTCGAAACGATCGCGTCAGTTGCCGGATCGAACTGCTGATGGTTTACGCCAACCACCAGGGTTCGCACCCGATCGGGGTCTTTGGTCGGAGCCGAAATCACAACGCGCTTGGCACCCGCATGCAAGTGATTTCCAGCTCCCTCTGCAGTGGTAAACAACCCCGTGGCTTCAACCACGTAATCGGCTCCAAGCTTACCCCACGGCAACTCTGCCGGGTTTTTGATCGACATGCAAGGAACAAAGCAATCGTCGATGATGAAGCCACCGTCTTTTGATTCGACCGTACCCGCATAGCGGCCGTGGGTGGAGTCATACTCGAACAGGTATGCCAGATGATCGGCGGCGACTAAATCGTTTACGCCTACGAGCTCCACTTCGGGATGCTGCATCGCTACGCGAGCCACTAATCGCCCGATTCGACCGAATCCGTTGATGCCAACTTTAAGTCCCATTGGTTGCCCCTTAACTAGAGAGATAGGTAGAACGAAGCTCGGCGTGTCATCAGCCAGCACTTGTGGCTGACCGGGGAGAGGATTCTAGCATCCTAGCTGATGACAAAAGCCTAGAGACTGAGCTTGACGTCGCCGTTCGATTGACTGTACTCGGGGACGTCAATCTTGACGGCTGGAGCCTTCCAAATTTGACTCAGATAGTCGCGGATGGAGCGATCGCTGGAGAAATGACCCATGCGAGCCGCGTTCAGAATCGACATGCGCGTCCAGTTATCGCGATCGCGGAACGCACCATCGACGCGTTCTTGACACTCAACGTAGGATTGATAATCTGCCAGCACCATAAAGATGTCTTGGTATAGCAACGAATCCAGCAAGGGCTTAAACAACTCGGTATCGCCGTGGGAGAAGAACCCGGATGCAATGCGATCGAGCACTCCCTTTAGTTCGTCGTTGCCGTGGTAGTAATCCCAGGGGTTGTAGCCTTCCGCTTTCTTAGCTAGAACTTCCTCGGCGGTCATGCCAAACAGGAAGAAGTTCTCAGCTCCCACTGCCTCGCGAATTTCAACGTTTGCTCCGTCTAGCGTCCCGATCGTCAGGGCGCCGTTCATTGAGAACTTCATGTTGCCCGTTCCCGAAGCCTCCTTACCAGCCGTGGAGATCTGTTCGGAGAGGTTGGCAGCAGGATAAACCCGTTGAGCGAACTTGACGTTGTAATCCGTCAAGAAAACGACCTTGATGCGATCGCCCACGTCAGGATCGCTGTTGGTGACATCCGCGATCGAGTTGATGAGCTTGACAATCAATTTAGCCATGTAGTAGCCCGGAGCTGCTTTGCCACCAAACAAGAAGGTGCGCGGGGCAATATCGAGGCTGGGATTGGCTTTGAGGCGGTTGTACAGCGTGATGATATAGAGGGCGTTCAGATGCTGCCGCTTGTATTCGTGGATGCGCTTGGCTTGAATGTCGTAGATGGACTCCGGGTTGATTTCAACTCCGTGGTTTGCCCGTACGTAATCTGCCAAGTCTTGCTTCACCGCTTGTTTGACTTGGTAAAAATCGTTACGGAAACCAGCATCATCTACCAAGCTTTCCAACTTCCGCAGTTCGCCCAAGTTTTTCAGCCAACCATCTCCAATTTTGCTGGTAATTAGGCTGGTCAGTCGGGGGTTGCTCAACGCTATAAACCGGCGGGGAGTGACGCCGTTGGTCACGTTGACGAACTTCTCCGGGTACATCTCGTAGAAGTCGTGGAGGACCGTTTGCTTGAGCAGTCTGGAGTGCAGTTCGGCAACGCCATTGATTGCATAGCTGCCGACGCATGCCAGGTGCGCCATGCGTACGTAACGCTCGCCGCTTTCATCGATGATGGACATCCGAGCAATGCGATCGGGATCTTCGAAGAACTTGATGCGTACTTCATCCAGAAATCGGCTATTGATTTCATAGATGAGTTCCAAATGACGGGGAAGTAACCCCCCCAACATGGCTACGCTCCAGCGCTCCAACGCTTCCGGTAACAGCGTGTGATTGGTGTAAGCGAATGTCTTAGTCGTGATGTCCCAAGCCCGATCCCAGTCGAAGCCATGCTCGTCGAGTAGCAGCCGCATTAATTCTGCAATTGCGATCGTTGGGTGGGTATCGTTAAGCTGAATTGCAAAATGCTCGTGGAACCGCTCCAGAGCAACCCCCTGCATTTTCGCCAAGCGAATCATGTCCTGCAGCGAGCAGGAAACAAAAAAGTACTGCTGCTCCAGCCTTAGCTGCTTGCCTTGGTAGGTTTCGTCGTTCGGGTAGAGGACTTTCGTGATGTTTTCAGACTCGCTCTTTTGGTGAACCGCACCAAAATAATCCCCTTGATTGAAAACAGCAAAATCAAACGACTCTGGAGCCTCTGCTTTCCACAAGCGCAGGGTGTTCGCCGTGTTGGTTTTAAACCCGAGGATAGGTGTGTCGTAAGGAACCCCTTTAACCACCTTGTAGGGCACCCATTGCACTCGATAAACACCGTACTCGTCGATGAAGGTCTCGGTGTGCCCGCCAAACTTAACCATCAACTCCGACTCGGGACGGACAACTTCCCAAGGATTTCCGTAGCGCAACCATCGGTCTGTAACTTCGACCTGCCAGCCGTCTTTGATTTCTTGATCGAAAATTCCATACTCGTACCGAATGCCATAGGCAACCGATGGAATTTCCAAGGTTGCCAGCGAGTCAATGTAACAAGCCGCCAAGCGGCCCAGACCGCCATTGCCCAAGCCGGGCTCTTCCTCTTGTTCTAGGAGTTCGTTGAGATCCAGACCTAGCTCTGCGATCGCTTGCTTGACGGGCTCGTATAGCCCCAAATCGATCAAATTGTTGCCGAGGTGAGGGCCCATCAGAAACTCAGCAGAAAGATAAGCAACTATCCGCGGGGCCCTCTCTAAATAGGTTTGATTCGTATGAAGCCAGCGATTGAGCAGGCGATCGCGGACCGTGTACGCCAATGCCATGTAATAGTCATTTTTAGTCGAAACTTTCGGAAACTTCGCCTGAATATAGAAGAGATTATCCAGAAATGCGCGCTTCAGAGTGTCGATATCGATGCCAGTGCGATCGTCTTCAATCCGAGGCTTATTGGGAAGAATGCCAGTCATAGATCCAGGTACTCCTAAACTTCATTGCTATTCGAGTTAATACAAACAAAGGCAACAAACAACAGAGGCGACGAACAATTTCGAAAACCGCGAAGAGACCTACAAGAAATAAATTGGCAAACGTACGAACTCCTGTACTGCAACCAAGCTGCCCATAACTGCAACGCGACGAACAGCTCGAGCAAGCTCGACTTCAATTTACACATTTCGAAGTCCGTAAATGCTTATCATTAAAAAATTGAGGGGTGGAAAACGCCGAACAGGATAGGTTACTTTCGGCGCTGAATTCACTCTCGGGCATCCGATACGCTTAAGCCACTCGCATGCTCGCTGCGCGTCCCAAGTGCCATCCCTTGCAACCTATCAGCGGAACTACGGAGACTTCAATTTCTCTAAGGATCTTTTAAGCTTTCAATGAGATTTCTATGTGCAGTCTCGCATTCGTATCGATTGAGAGTAACTTCTCCCTAAACCTCATCTCGTTCGTGAGTATCTGTCGATGCCCCGATCTTTTTAGGATTGATTGTAGAGAGCATTTTCTCAAAAGAGCGATCGGTGGAATTGTTGGTGAGTCTGTCCGACCGTGGGACAACCACAACT is a genomic window containing:
- the gap gene encoding type I glyceraldehyde-3-phosphate dehydrogenase; its protein translation is MGLKVGINGFGRIGRLVARVAMQHPEVELVGVNDLVAADHLAYLFEYDSTHGRYAGTVESKDGGFIIDDCFVPCMSIKNPAELPWGKLGADYVVEATGLFTTAEGAGNHLHAGAKRVVISAPTKDPDRVRTLVVGVNHQQFDPATDAIVSNASCTTNCLAPVAKVLNDNFGIAEGLMTTVHSMTVTQPTVDGPSKKDWRGGRGASQNIIPSSTGAAKAVALVLPELKGKLTGMAFRVGTPDVSVVDLTIATSKPTTYDDICAVMKAASEGELKDILGYTDKPLVSMDFRTDPRSSIFDAKAGIGLNSNFFKVVSWYDNEWGYSNRVIDLVLYMAKKEGLL
- a CDS encoding phytase, which encodes MRFASFNASLNRGNEGDLIAELSTPDSAQPQVIAEIVQRTNPDVVLINEFDFDADGTAAELFRENYLEVAQSADVSASEYPFIYVAPSNTGVPSGFDLDNSGDVGGPGDAFGFGFFPGQFGMVLYSKHPIIEDEIRTFQNFRWQDMPGALLPDDPNTSAPADWYSPEELEIFRLSSKSHWDIPIEIGNGDVIHVLASHPTPPVFDGPEDRNGTRNHDEIRFWSDYITPGAGQYIYDDEGGTGGLGAGKQFVIMGDLNADPFDGDSTANAARQLTENPLLNNTAIPSSTGGPEAADRQGLNNLNHAGNPAFDTADFAEENFGGPGNLRVDYTLPSRNLEIKAAGVFWPTDEEPQFSLVGDFPFPSSDHRLVYVDVDPLDVPTGQERVFATALEFLGEDQIATGTEFAGTVIGGLSGITYDAENDVYYAISDDRSQFNPARYYDLSIDLGDGSLDPGDSTVTEVTTLLGPDLQPFPESSLDPEGIALTEIGSLFISSEGDANALIDPFVNEFALDGRQLNELPVSDKFLPTADQSSGIRNNAAFESLTISPDQRFLYTATEDALFQDGPRASLDREGFSRIVQYDLETGEVLKEIIYELEPIAAPPIPEDAFAVNGLVELLAVDNAGTLLALERSFSAGVGNSIRLYEIQLQNTTDVRGIDGIADETGAPFDVDAIAEKRLLADFGGLEIVQDNIEGMTLGPVLPDGRQSLIIVSDNNFNDTQVTQVLAFAIETKTVPVVEPTLETPPLLRFENPADPQEELFDADDPAIYIHPTDPDASFVITALKNGGFAVYDLTGQELQLVAPDNIRYNNVDLVYNFELGSETVDLAVFSDRRNDSLEVYRIDPATGQLNDVTAAPLLNPAFSIFGVDDGEATAYGLVTYTSPVSGTDYAFTTQADGNLVAQLELVATSGGLVDARVVCTLELPVPTGDPEDSQSEGLVIDRETGTGYVALEEEVGILKFAAEPNGGDDFTLVQPISSSRDLTQVDSSFVQTDTSPVVPDIEGLTIYYGEDGEGYLIASSQGDNTYSVFAREEPNEFLGSFAIGENNGVDGVQESDGLDIINVPIGGFESGLLVVQDGSAERQVVFQDPEDGEIQNFAANFKYVSLDEIAETLNLDLDPDGFDPRNPQAQSLVNDIASGDTTQDSTVLWARSTFLGEVTFEVSTDPSFGTILETVTATVTDASLPVKVEIDDLNPGTQYVYRVTDAAGAAATGRFRTSDELGTFDGLRFGVTGDWRGEIAPYPAIANAPGRNLEFFVEHGDTIYADFGSPALLNPDGTRKQQAETLEDYRAKYVEVYGSRFGLNAWGDLRSSTSILATIDDHEVINDFAGGATADTDDRFPETAGLINDTQLYENGLQAFQEYKPLRDEFYGETGEELTANERQLYRFNTYGSDAATFVLDNRSFRDPVLAGPNLTDPADVGRFLTESLTLDRTMLDEVQLEDLLDDLLQAEQNGITWKFVMVPEPIQELGLFNADAFEGYAQERTEILSFIEDNNINNVVFVAADIHGTFINNLTYQEVPGGERIPTGAFEITTGSVGFNEPFGQSAIQVAAELGLISEEELAFYNSLPIAPDPDNIPDDRDDFLVQALTDLAIEPFGFDPIGLEENLPGAEGRIDATLLQGGYTAAHTFGWSEFDIDPVTQVLTVTTYGIESYSEAELLADPEAILARTPQVVSQFEVVPQNFDLPLVGPMPAFGTIGPDRLDSAIGDFNQSNAAVFGGSGNDLIDNTTGGNSRIYGGSGVNEILGGTGDRIVSGSGPDTIDTTAGGGGNRIYSLAGNDIIFLGSGDRAIAGADDDQIFTIGGGNTLTGSQGSDLFGVVNAQLPEEENTITDFEVGIDTIGIAGVGASFADLTIGGETDGTIALNGTPLATLLGVPGSSLSAGDFTFE
- a CDS encoding glycogen/starch/alpha-glucan phosphorylase — protein: MTGILPNKPRIEDDRTGIDIDTLKRAFLDNLFYIQAKFPKVSTKNDYYMALAYTVRDRLLNRWLHTNQTYLERAPRIVAYLSAEFLMGPHLGNNLIDLGLYEPVKQAIAELGLDLNELLEQEEEPGLGNGGLGRLAACYIDSLATLEIPSVAYGIRYEYGIFDQEIKDGWQVEVTDRWLRYGNPWEVVRPESELMVKFGGHTETFIDEYGVYRVQWVPYKVVKGVPYDTPILGFKTNTANTLRLWKAEAPESFDFAVFNQGDYFGAVHQKSESENITKVLYPNDETYQGKQLRLEQQYFFVSCSLQDMIRLAKMQGVALERFHEHFAIQLNDTHPTIAIAELMRLLLDEHGFDWDRAWDITTKTFAYTNHTLLPEALERWSVAMLGGLLPRHLELIYEINSRFLDEVRIKFFEDPDRIARMSIIDESGERYVRMAHLACVGSYAINGVAELHSRLLKQTVLHDFYEMYPEKFVNVTNGVTPRRFIALSNPRLTSLITSKIGDGWLKNLGELRKLESLVDDAGFRNDFYQVKQAVKQDLADYVRANHGVEINPESIYDIQAKRIHEYKRQHLNALYIITLYNRLKANPSLDIAPRTFLFGGKAAPGYYMAKLIVKLINSIADVTNSDPDVGDRIKVVFLTDYNVKFAQRVYPAANLSEQISTAGKEASGTGNMKFSMNGALTIGTLDGANVEIREAVGAENFFLFGMTAEEVLAKKAEGYNPWDYYHGNDELKGVLDRIASGFFSHGDTELFKPLLDSLLYQDIFMVLADYQSYVECQERVDGAFRDRDNWTRMSILNAARMGHFSSDRSIRDYLSQIWKAPAVKIDVPEYSQSNGDVKLSL